Within Staphylococcus sp. NRL 16/872, the genomic segment AAAGGAAATAGGTTATATTTGTGCAAAGGTTAGAGACACAATGCAAGAGGCGACTAAACCTGGTATCACAACGAAAGAATTAGATAATATTGCTAAAGAATTATTTGAAGAACACGGAGCAGTTTCAGCACCAATTCACGATGAGAACTTCCCAGGTCAAACTTGTATTAGTGTAAATGAAGAAGTTGCACACGGTATTCCTGGCAAACGCATCATCCGTGAAGGTGACTTAGTTAACATTGATGTTTCTGCTTTGAAGAATGGCTACTATGCTGATACAGGTATTTCATTTGTAGTAGGAAAAGCGGATAATCCATTAAAACAAAAAGTTTGTGATGTTGCTATTATGGCTTTTGAAAATGCAATGTCTAAAATTAAACCAGGC encodes:
- the map gene encoding type I methionyl aminopeptidase, which codes for MIVKTDEELQALKEIGYICAKVRDTMQEATKPGITTKELDNIAKELFEEHGAVSAPIHDENFPGQTCISVNEEVAHGIPGKRIIREGDLVNIDVSALKNGYYADTGISFVVGKADNPLKQKVCDVAIMAFENAMSKIKPGTKLSNIGKAVHATARQNDLTVIKNLTGHGVGQSLHEAPNHVMNYYDPKDKTLLKEGVVIAVEPFISSKATFVTEGKNEWAFETRDKSFVAQIEHTVIVTKDGPILTTKID